The proteins below are encoded in one region of Oceanispirochaeta sp.:
- a CDS encoding sensor histidine kinase gives NTREDISEQIDIETLLTENQDPQNIRVSDGQEMLINSKIIPNTGWIVISFIPLKELTKDVRKMTYTLILIGAFVFLLALVSTIKLSQTITSPLTDLTNHIKTLEDGNLVKYKIAERADEIGILNDSFNSMIDRNKELLRKIDRNEKKKREYELALLQAQVKPHFLYNTLDIIYRLASLGRTEEVIKATKNIADFYRIALSKGDEIIPLKRELELVEKYLYIQKIRYPDIFDFRIALKGTIEDYTIPKFTIQPLVENAIYHGLKVKKEKGVIEITGSKEKDAILIEVSDNGVGMSREQIEQTLAKSIDMNLTKSFGIINIDERLKLYYGPDYGITMRSEPNAGTTVSIRIGFNKEESINV, from the coding sequence CTAATACAAGGGAGGATATCTCTGAACAAATTGACATTGAGACTCTTCTGACAGAGAATCAGGACCCTCAAAACATTAGAGTTTCGGACGGACAGGAAATGCTCATTAATTCAAAAATAATTCCCAATACCGGCTGGATTGTCATCAGTTTCATTCCTCTTAAAGAACTGACAAAGGATGTCAGAAAAATGACCTATACTCTAATACTCATTGGTGCTTTTGTATTTCTCCTGGCACTTGTCAGTACTATTAAATTATCTCAAACCATTACAAGTCCTTTGACAGACCTGACGAATCATATCAAAACCCTGGAAGATGGTAATCTGGTAAAGTATAAAATCGCCGAACGTGCCGATGAAATCGGAATATTGAATGACAGCTTCAACAGCATGATTGATCGAAATAAAGAACTGTTACGCAAGATTGACCGAAATGAAAAGAAAAAAAGGGAATATGAACTGGCCCTGTTACAGGCCCAGGTGAAACCGCATTTTCTTTACAACACTCTGGATATCATTTACCGCCTGGCTTCGTTGGGTAGAACAGAAGAAGTCATAAAAGCCACAAAAAACATTGCCGATTTTTATCGTATTGCCTTAAGCAAGGGAGATGAAATCATCCCCCTCAAAAGAGAACTGGAACTGGTTGAAAAATATTTGTATATCCAGAAAATTCGGTATCCTGATATTTTCGATTTCCGGATAGCTTTAAAAGGCACCATTGAAGACTATACAATCCCCAAATTTACCATACAGCCTCTTGTCGAAAATGCCATCTATCACGGGTTAAAAGTCAAAAAGGAAAAGGGAGTCATTGAAATAACAGGATCGAAGGAGAAGGATGCCATTCTCATTGAAGTTTCTGACAATGGTGTAGGCATGAGCCGGGAACAAATAGAACAAACCCTGGCTAAATCCATTGATATGAATCTTACAAAATCATTTGGAATCATCAATATAGATGAAAGATTAAAACTATATTACGGCCCTGATTATGGAATCACCATGAGAAGTGAGCCGAATGCAGGCACCACAGTCAGTATCAGAATAGGATTTAATAAAGAGGAAAGTATAAATGTTTAG
- a CDS encoding response regulator — translation MFRVLIVDDEPLAREHIRETVDWQKLGIEVCGEASDGTEALIKIKELQPQIILLDLIMPLMDGMSLAEHISENNLDVSMIISTGSDEFEFVRKSMKHDVKDYLLKPFDINELELALLRIKNQLTLENQNRTRNRNAILYNMLTNPIQENFSLARSYYDFDNKIFEIAVIYNKSEDKSQEAINSLTGFCRNPDKIIFIKSGIKRIICFSMTEEMTTGNELATILQNYLIEKQSPWSETLIGISRCNRDILTIGKSLQEATETVNNGIIFGEKGIKKYKIAQSDKTRYFYSSKDLENLLVSLRKGNSRKVKEQIDLIFQQLVKENVEYDNLLKISNGLISLCYSMMIEKNNDLQNLLDQGDMKIIFNNRNIDQIKHDVISFYQSALQNVLTGKVTKSQKVARGCVKIIEQKYADSELSITMIAEELNYEVSYLRRVFRKEIGDTINGYIIGYRMQKAKEILHKKRYRHSEIASMIGYEDASYFSKSFKKYVGISPKEFEISN, via the coding sequence ATGTTTAGAGTTCTGATTGTTGATGATGAACCTCTAGCCAGAGAGCATATCCGGGAAACTGTAGATTGGCAGAAGCTGGGCATAGAGGTATGCGGAGAAGCGTCAGACGGAACAGAAGCCCTGATAAAAATCAAAGAGTTACAACCTCAGATTATACTGCTGGACCTTATCATGCCTCTCATGGACGGCATGAGTCTGGCGGAACACATAAGCGAGAATAATCTGGATGTCTCAATGATCATCAGTACCGGCAGTGATGAATTTGAATTTGTGAGAAAAAGCATGAAACATGATGTCAAAGACTATCTGTTAAAGCCATTTGATATCAATGAGCTGGAACTTGCCCTCCTTCGTATAAAGAATCAGCTAACACTAGAGAACCAGAACAGAACCAGGAATAGAAATGCGATTCTCTACAATATGCTCACCAACCCCATTCAGGAGAATTTCAGCCTGGCAAGAAGTTATTATGATTTTGATAATAAGATATTTGAGATCGCCGTCATATATAACAAGAGTGAGGACAAAAGCCAGGAGGCTATAAACAGCCTGACCGGATTCTGCCGGAATCCCGACAAAATAATCTTTATTAAAAGCGGGATAAAACGCATCATCTGTTTTTCAATGACCGAGGAAATGACCACCGGGAATGAATTGGCCACCATATTGCAAAATTATCTCATAGAAAAACAATCCCCCTGGTCTGAAACCTTAATTGGTATAAGCAGGTGTAACAGAGACATTCTGACTATAGGAAAATCGTTGCAGGAAGCAACCGAGACTGTTAACAACGGCATTATATTCGGTGAAAAAGGAATCAAGAAATATAAAATAGCACAAAGTGACAAAACCAGATATTTTTACTCCTCAAAGGATCTTGAAAATCTCCTAGTTTCATTGAGAAAGGGAAACAGCCGAAAAGTCAAGGAACAGATAGATCTCATTTTTCAGCAATTAGTAAAAGAGAATGTAGAATATGATAATTTGCTAAAAATAAGTAATGGGCTGATTTCTCTGTGTTATTCGATGATGATCGAAAAAAACAATGATTTGCAGAACCTGTTGGATCAGGGAGATATGAAAATCATCTTCAATAACAGGAATATTGATCAAATTAAGCATGATGTCATCAGTTTTTATCAATCAGCCCTGCAGAATGTTCTGACAGGCAAGGTAACAAAATCGCAAAAAGTGGCACGGGGCTGCGTCAAAATTATTGAACAAAAATATGCCGATTCAGAGCTCTCCATCACCATGATTGCTGAGGAACTGAACTATGAAGTCAGTTATCTGAGGCGCGTATTCCGGAAAGAAATCGGAGATACAATTAACGGATATATCATTGGATACCGGATGCAGAAAGCCAAAGAGATTCTGCATAAAAAGAGATACAGACATTCGGAAATTGCCTCGATGATAGGGTATGAGGACGCTTCCTATTTTAGTAAGAGTTTTAAGAAATATGTAGGGATTTCGCCCAAAGAATTTGAAATTTCAAATTAG